GAGTTCCAGTCGCGTCGACGGCAATCTGGCAGGATATGCCCATCATGATCGGGGCGAGTTTGCTCTGCTTACCAATCTTCTTCACGGCCCGTCGCATCGATCGCTGGGAAGGAGGAATCTTTTTAGGTTGGTACGTTCTTTACACCACCTACCTCGTGTTGAAGGCGACGAATCCGACGTTGGCCTATGGGTTCGGGCTGGTGGCGGTTTGGGGACTGATCCCGCTGACAGTGGTCGTGCTGCTGGTCTCAGTGGTCCTGACTCGTCCTGCCGAGCCTGAATTGCCACAAAATGAAGGTGCAAGTGGCTAGTTCTGCCGGATGGTGCCTCATTGCCGCTGGGACTAACGTCTAGTAAAATCCGCGGTTTACCCTAACTTGCCGTCCCGACCTGGTAGTAGGAAGGGACTGTCGGTCTCCCATACGGTTTCGGTGGAAAGCATGAGCACCAAGAAGAACTTGATTGTTGCCCAAAGCGGTGGCCCCAGTCCGGTAATTAACAACACACTTCGCGGCCTGGTCGAAGCGGCCCTGCAGACCGACAACATCGGTACGGTGTACGGTGCTCATCACGGGATTGAAGGGGTTCTGAAAGAAGAACTGATCAATCTGACCAATCAGCCTGCCGAAGAGATCTCGCTGCTGCGATACACGCCAGCCGCCGGTTCGATCGGTACCTGTCGCTATAAGCTTAAGGACTGGCAGAACGAAGACTTCGATCGCTGCATTGAAGTGTTCAAGGCCCACAACATTGGGTACTTCGTCTACATCGGCGGCAACGACTCGATGGACACCGCCAATAAGATCGCCAAGATGGCCCAGGATCGTGGCCTCGATCTGGTCGGCATCGGTGGTCCCAAGACGATCGACAACGACGTCGGCGACAGCGAATTCAAGCTGATCGACCATACGCCTGGTTATGCTTCGACCGCCAAGTACTGGATGCACATGATTCAGTACGCCAACGAAGAAAACCGCGGTAGCTGCCCAGCCGACCCGGTTCTGGTCATGCAGGCCATGGGCCGCAAGATCGGCTACATTCCGGCTGCTGCCCGTCTGGCCGACCCGAAGCGTGAAATGCCGCTTCAGATCTACATGGCCGAATCGCCTTGCTCGCTGGAAGAGCTGCACGAAAACGTCAACAAGCAGCTTCGCGAAGATGGCCGCTGCATCGTGGTTCTCAGCGAAGGCTTCGACGTCGGCGATATTGGTGCCCGTAAAGACTCGTTCGGTCATACCAGCTTCAGCGCCAGTAGCATCACCGTGGCTCAGATCGTCACGAACTACCTCAACGAAAACGGTCTCGCCGTGAAGGGTGCGGCTCGCTGCAATGTGAGTGGTACCGATCAGCGTCACGCGATGGCCTACGCCTCGTCGGTTGACTTGGACGAAGCTTACCACGCCGGCGAGATGGCCGCTGTCTTGGCCTCGACCGGTCAGTCGGGCTACATGTCGACCATCCTTCGTAACGAAGGGGACGTCTACAGCGTTCGCTACGACAAGGCTCCATTGTCGGAAGTCGCCAACAGCGAACGTACCTTCCCGAAAGAATGGATTACGGCCAATGGCTACGACGTTACCGACGAGTTTGTAAAGTACGCCAAACCGCTGCTGGGCGAAGGTATGGTCAGCTTGCCGATGATCGACGGTCGTCAGCGGATGACCCGCTTGGAGCCAATGTTCGCCGAGCAGAAACTGCCGGCCTACGTGCCTCAGGCCGACCGTCAGGAAGCTCCGAAGAAGTAACCGACGCCTCGCGTTCCTCTCAGCCAGCAACGAATCCATTTAAGAGCGAGATCCAACAACATGGTCTACCAGATTGAACCGAAGAACGAATTTCTCGTCGGTATCGACTCGGATGGTTGCGTGTTCGATACGATGGAGCTGAAGCACAAAGAATGCTTCATCCCGAACATCATCAACTACTACGAGTTGCAGGGCGTCAGCAAGTATGCCCGCGAAGCCGCCGAGTTTGTGAACCTGTACTCGAAGAGCCGCGGTATCAACCGTTTTCCTGCCCTGGTCGAAGCGCTCGAATGGTTGCAGAAGCGTCCCGAAGTGATCGAACGTGGTGCCAAGATCACCATTCCTCCATCGCTGACCAAGTGGATCGCCGAAGAAACCAAGCTTGGCAATCCAGCCCTGGAAGCCAAGGTTGCTGAATCGGGCGACGCCGATCTGGCCCACTGCTTAAAATGGTCGAAGGCAGTCAACGAAACGGTTGCCGGCATGGTCCGTGGCGTGGCTCCTTTCCCTTCGGTTCGCAAGTGCCTGGAAAAGCTGACCGGCAAGGCCGACATGCTGGTCGTTTCGGCGACGCCAAACGATGCTCTGAACGATGAATGGGAAGAGCACGACATCCGCAAGTTCGTGACCGAAATCTGCGGTCAGGAAGCGGGCAACAAGAAGGAAACGCTGACCAACGCCACCAAGTACAAGCCAAATCAGACCCTGATGATTGGCGATGCTCCCGGTGACTACAAAGCAGCCGTGGCCAACGATTGCCTCTTCTACCCGATCAATCCAGGCGACGAAGAAAACAGCTGGAAGCGATTCTACGACGAAGGAATCGATAAGTTCCTGAACCTTGAATTCGCTGGCGATTATCAGAAGGCATTGCTGGAAGAATTCGACCGCTACCTGCCCGAAAAGCCAAGCTGGCCTGTCGTCGGTTAGGTTGCCTGCTGGCTTCGGTCAGCGCTCCATTTCAAGCGAGCCCCTCGCAATCGAGGCCGAGGGGACGAACGGTTTCGAGTCGACTGCCTACGAAACACGACCCGCGAATACACAACTGACCCGTTAATTCTCGAGAGGAACGAAACATCATGTCCGATGCTTCCTGCGATTTTGGTTTGATCGGTCTCGCCGTGATGGGCGAAAACCTGGCCCTGAACGTCGAAAGCCGCGGCTACAAAGTGGCCGTCTACAATCGAACCACCGAGAAGACCGACGAGTTCATTCAAGGCCGTGCTGCTGGCAAGCAGTTCATTGGCTGCCATGACCTGAAAACGCTGGTCAAGTCGCTCAAGCGTCCTCGTAAGGTCATGATGCTGATCAAGGCTGGGCCAGCCGTCGACGCCGTGATCGAAGAACTGCTTCCGCTGATGGAACCAGGCGACATCATCATCGACGGTGGTAACACCCACTACGCCGACACGGAACGTCGTACCAAGTACGTCGAAGAAAAGGGCCTGCTGTTCGTTGGCTCGGGCGTTTCCGGTGGTGAAGAAGGTGCCTTAAAGGGCCCCAGCCTGATGCCAGGCGGTAGCAAGGCAGCCTGGCCATACATCAAGGAAATCTTCCAGGCCATCTCGGCCAAGGTTGGTCCCAATAACGACATCCCATGCTGTGAATGGGTTGGTCCTCGTGGTGCCGGTCACTACGTGAAGATGGTCCACAACGGCATCGAATACGGCGACATGCAGTTGATCTGCGAAGCCTACTTCCTGCTGAAGCACGGCCTGGGGCTGACCAACGACGAACTGTACGACGTGTTCGATCAGTGGAACAGCGGCGACCTGCAAAGCTACCTGATCGAAATCACCCGCGACATCTTCAGCGTGAAAGATGACGAAGGGGATGGCTACCTGGTCGACAAGATCCTGGACGTCGCTGGTGCCAAGGGTACCGGTAAGTGGATGAGCCAATTGGCTCTGGATCTGGGCGTGCCAAGCACCCTGGTGACCACCGCTGTTTACGCTCGTGCTTTGTCGGCTGCCAAGGAAGCTCGCGTTCGTGCCAGCAAGGTTCTGACCGGCCCAAGCGGCAAGACCACGACCGAACGGACCAAGTTCATCGAACAGGTTCGCGAAGCGTTGTACGCCTCGAAGCTGTGCAGCTACGCTCAGGGCTTCGTGCAGTTGCAAGCCGCTTCGGCCGAACATGATTGGGACTTGAACTACGGCGATTGTGCCCTGTTGTGGCGTGGTGGCTGTATCATTCGTGCCCAGTTCCTCGATCGCATCAAGGAAGCCTTCGACAAGGACGCCAACCTGGAAAACTTGCTGTTGGATCCGTACTTCACCGAAGCCGTCACCAAGGGCCAGGCCGGATGGCGAGAAGTGGTCAAGACCGCCATCGAACTCGGTATCCCAACGCCAGCGTTTGCCGGTGCTTTGGCTTACTACGATGGCTACCGCAACGATCGCCTGCCAGCCAACTTGCTGCAGGCCCAGCGCGATTACTTTGGTGCTCACACCTTCCAACGCACCGACAAGGAAGGTACTTTCCACGCCGAATGGCTGCACCGTCGCCGCGAGCCAAAGGCTTAGTCCTTTACGCTCTTTGCGTCTGATACCTCACCCACCCTGCCACAAACCCTTGGGCCAGCCTGGCCCGAGGGTGCTTTCTGGAAGATCGACCACCGAATGGCCGCTGATTACTTAACCAAACTGTTCGGGCTCGATGGGCAAGTCGCCATCGTTATCGGTGCTTCTGGTGTTCTGGGTGGGGCAATTGCAGAAGGTTTGGCCCTGGCCGGAGCGACGGTTGTTGTCAGTGGCTTAAATCCGGAACGGGGCGAAAGCCGCGCCGAACGGATCCAGGCAGCCGGCGGCAAGGCAGAGTTCATCTCGGCCGATACCCTCTCGCGGGAATCGCTCGCCGAACTTCGTGATCAGTGTCTCGAAAAGTTCGGCCGGATCGACATGCTGGTCAACTGTGCCGGCGTGAACTCGTCGGTCCCTTACGAAGAGATTAGCGACGACGATTGGCAACGGGTAATGGATACCAACCTGACCGGTACCCATCTGGCTTGCCAGGTCTTTGCACCTTACTTTGCTTCGCGCGAAGAAGGTGGCGCGGTGCTGAATATCGGCAGCGTGACCGCTCATCTGCCTCTTTCCCGCGTGTTCGCCTATTCCGCCTCGAAGGCGGCTGTGTTGAACCTGACCAAGAACCTGGCTCGGGAATATGCCACCAAGGGTGTTCGCTTCAATGTCTTATGCCCCGGATTCTTTCCGGCTGAGCAGAATCGCAAGATTCTGGACAAAGAGCGAGTCGATAACATCATCGGTCAAACGCCGATGGCCCGGTTCGGTGAACCGGAAGAGTTGGTTGGGGCATCCATTCTTTTGTTGTCCCGTGCTGCGGGCAGCTTTATTACCGGAGCGACGGTTTACGTCGACGGTGGTTTCACGGCCATGCGATTTTAAGCCGCCGCTGCTTCGGGGGGAGTTCTCCCAACTTTTTTGCGCAGGCATAATTGGCCGTCAGAGTCTTTGCCGTTAGGTTGGCTAGTGAGGAAGTGAACGCGCACGTTCAGACTCGCTGCGAAAACCTCAATGCGCTGCGCTAGGAAGCAGGAAAAGCCAATGTCTCACACGATTGTCATCTTCGGTGCCTCTGGCGACTTGACCAGCCGGAAGCTGATTCCCGCCCTCTATCTGCTCTCCCGCAAGGGACGGCTGCCTGAGAACACCCGGATTGTCGGGATGTCTCGAACCGAGTTCTCGCATGATGCGTGGCGGGCCGATCTGAAAGAAACCACTGCCAAGTTTACCGACAACAAGTTCGACGAAGAGACATGGGCCAAGTTTGCCGCCAATGTCTACTATCACCCGGGCGACTTGACCAAGCTGGAAGATCTGAAGGGACTGAAATCGTTCCTGGAAGAAGTCGAAGCCGGCCCAGCGGAACGCGTCTATTACCTGTCGACGGCACCTCGCTTGTACATCTCGGCGATCGATTGCCTCGGCGAATCGGGCCTGGCCAACCAGGAAGAAGGTTCACGGCGAATCGTTCTGGAAAAGCCATTTGGCTACGACCTGAACACCGCCAAGCAGTTGAACAAAGATGTGAACCGTGTTTTCCCGGAAGACACCGTTTACCGCATTGACCATTACCTTGGCAAAGAAACCGTGCAGAACCTGTTGGTGATGCGGTTTGCCAACTCGATCTTCGAGCCGCTCTGGAATCGTAACTACATCGATCACGTCCAGATCACGGTGGCCGAAGAAGTGGTCGTCGGGCGCCGTGGTGGCTACTACGATCAAGCGGGTGTGCTGCGAGACATGTTCCAGAATCACTTGCTGCAGCTGCTGATGGTGACCGCCATGGAAGCTCCGGTGAAGTTCGATGCCGACATGGTCCGCGACGAAAAGGTGAAGGTCCTTCGCTCCATTCGTCCGATGACGCACGACGAGATCGTCAAAGAAACGGTTCGTGGCCAATACGCCGGATACCGCAAAGAAGAAGGCGTTCCGGCCGACAGCCAGACCGAGACCTTCGCCGCGATGCGTTTGTGGGTCGACAACTGGCGTTGGAATGGCGTGCCGTTCTATCTGCGAAGCGGCAAAGGAATGTCGTGCCGCACGACGCAGATCGTCATCCAGTACAACCAGGCCCCGCACACGCTGTTCGATAAAAAGAAGTGTCACCTCGATGCGTGCCGCCTCGTGATGCAGATTCAGCCTGCCGAAGGGATCCAGCTCCAGATTCAGAGCAAGGTCCCTGACGAAGGCATGGTCACGCGAATGACTCCCCTCGCCTTCCGCTTCCGGCAAGAGTTCCAAGGCGAACTGCCCGACGCCTACCAGCGTCTGCTGCTGGATGCCTTGCAAGGAGATGCCAGCTTGTTTGCACGCAGCGACGAAGTCGAACTGGCCTGGGGGATCATCGATCCGATCATCGAAACATGGCGTTCCGAGAAGCCACCGACCCTGCACACCTACGAGACCGGTTATTGGGGGCCAAACGAGTCAAACGACTGGATGGCCGAGCATGGCCGGCTGTGGTTCGACGTCTGCCCGGTGTTGCACTAAGCACCGGCGGGCCAAGAAATAAAAACGGGGTCGAACGGTTGGGGCAGGTAACCGGTCGACCCCTTAAGCATCGCTGGTGATCTCAGGAACCAGCGATGCAGGCTGAGTCATTAAGGTGATTTTGAAGGTTGTTAATCGGAGATAAACAACTTTATAGGAGCAGTTATCGACCACCCATATTCGGGACTTAAGCGAAGTTCGGAAATTTTCTCGGTCCGTTTTCGCCTGGGCTTGATGGAAAAATGATTTCCCGTGGGAAGTCGCACTTTTCACGCAAGCGGATGTGGTTATTCTGGGTTGAAATTGCGACAGAACTAATAGAATCTGAGGTTTTCTCGATCCATGCCCCTACGACTTGGCAATTTAGAGCTCGATTTTCCGCTGGTTCAGGCCGCTCTCTCAGGCTACAGCGATATGTCGATGCGGGTGATTGCCCGCCGCATGGGGGCCCCTTACACAATCTGTGAGGTGATGCTCGACAAGTTCCTGGTCGAGCTGAACGATCGCAAAAAGAACAAGCACTTCCTGGCGATCGCCGATGAAGAGCACCCCGTAGGTGGACAATTGATGGGGGCCGAGCCCGAGCAGTTCGCTGCGGGGGCGGCACGTCTGGTCGAAGCGGGTTTCGACGTGATCGATATCAACTTCGGCTGTCCGGTCAAAAAGGTGCTGGGGCGGTGCCGTGGCGGCTTTCACTTGAGTCAGCCAGAGGTGGCCTTGGATATCGTCCGTCGCACGCGCGATGTCGTTCCTGCGGATATGCCACTGACGGTCAAAATGCGTCGCGGGATCGACGACACCCAAGAGAGCCGCGACAAGTTCTTCGAGATCCTGGACGGGGCCTTCGAGATCGGCGTCGACGCGATCACCGTGCATGGTCGCACCGTGCAGCAGCGCTACATTGGCCCAAGCCGGTGGGAATTCCTCTCGGAAGTCAAACGGCACGTCGGCGACAAGACCATCCTGGGAAGCGGTGACTTGTTCTCGGCTCAGGACTGCTTCGACATGATGAATCAGACCGGCGTCGATGGCGTGACGGTCGCTCGTGGGGCGATCGGCAATCCGTGGATCTTCCAGCAAGCCCGGGCGCTGGCCGCGGGCGAACCGTTGCCGCCGCCACCGACCACGTTCGAGCAGTTGGAAATCATCGACGAACATCTGCGATTAGTCGTCGAACTGTATGGCGAAGCGAAGGCGATGACCAACTTCCGCAAGTTCGGCGTGAAGTATTCGTTCCTGCATCCGCAGATGGAAGAACTGCGAGCCCGCTTCGTTCGCATTCGAGAGATGGCGGACTGGTTGGCTCTTCGCGAAGAGTTCTACAGCGAAGATCAGCCAGGGAAATATCTCTCGGCCGAAATTCACAACGGCCAGGTCAACTGCTCGGCAGGTTAGCGATCGCACGCTTCAGTTCTGCCTGAACATTGTCGTGCGGCTCGACGGGTAAACGTTCCTTCAGCGTTCGCGGAACCTGGGGAAAATCGTGCTGGCCTAACGCCCACGCGGAAGCTCCCCGGACAAGCCATTCTTCGTCGGTTAGTCCCAACTGAAGTGCG
The nucleotide sequence above comes from Bremerella sp. JC817. Encoded proteins:
- the zwf gene encoding glucose-6-phosphate dehydrogenase, translating into MSHTIVIFGASGDLTSRKLIPALYLLSRKGRLPENTRIVGMSRTEFSHDAWRADLKETTAKFTDNKFDEETWAKFAANVYYHPGDLTKLEDLKGLKSFLEEVEAGPAERVYYLSTAPRLYISAIDCLGESGLANQEEGSRRIVLEKPFGYDLNTAKQLNKDVNRVFPEDTVYRIDHYLGKETVQNLLVMRFANSIFEPLWNRNYIDHVQITVAEEVVVGRRGGYYDQAGVLRDMFQNHLLQLLMVTAMEAPVKFDADMVRDEKVKVLRSIRPMTHDEIVKETVRGQYAGYRKEEGVPADSQTETFAAMRLWVDNWRWNGVPFYLRSGKGMSCRTTQIVIQYNQAPHTLFDKKKCHLDACRLVMQIQPAEGIQLQIQSKVPDEGMVTRMTPLAFRFRQEFQGELPDAYQRLLLDALQGDASLFARSDEVELAWGIIDPIIETWRSEKPPTLHTYETGYWGPNESNDWMAEHGRLWFDVCPVLH
- a CDS encoding HAD hydrolase-like protein: MVYQIEPKNEFLVGIDSDGCVFDTMELKHKECFIPNIINYYELQGVSKYAREAAEFVNLYSKSRGINRFPALVEALEWLQKRPEVIERGAKITIPPSLTKWIAEETKLGNPALEAKVAESGDADLAHCLKWSKAVNETVAGMVRGVAPFPSVRKCLEKLTGKADMLVVSATPNDALNDEWEEHDIRKFVTEICGQEAGNKKETLTNATKYKPNQTLMIGDAPGDYKAAVANDCLFYPINPGDEENSWKRFYDEGIDKFLNLEFAGDYQKALLEEFDRYLPEKPSWPVVG
- the gnd gene encoding decarboxylating NADP(+)-dependent phosphogluconate dehydrogenase, with the protein product MSDASCDFGLIGLAVMGENLALNVESRGYKVAVYNRTTEKTDEFIQGRAAGKQFIGCHDLKTLVKSLKRPRKVMMLIKAGPAVDAVIEELLPLMEPGDIIIDGGNTHYADTERRTKYVEEKGLLFVGSGVSGGEEGALKGPSLMPGGSKAAWPYIKEIFQAISAKVGPNNDIPCCEWVGPRGAGHYVKMVHNGIEYGDMQLICEAYFLLKHGLGLTNDELYDVFDQWNSGDLQSYLIEITRDIFSVKDDEGDGYLVDKILDVAGAKGTGKWMSQLALDLGVPSTLVTTAVYARALSAAKEARVRASKVLTGPSGKTTTERTKFIEQVREALYASKLCSYAQGFVQLQAASAEHDWDLNYGDCALLWRGGCIIRAQFLDRIKEAFDKDANLENLLLDPYFTEAVTKGQAGWREVVKTAIELGIPTPAFAGALAYYDGYRNDRLPANLLQAQRDYFGAHTFQRTDKEGTFHAEWLHRRREPKA
- a CDS encoding diphosphate--fructose-6-phosphate 1-phosphotransferase is translated as MSTKKNLIVAQSGGPSPVINNTLRGLVEAALQTDNIGTVYGAHHGIEGVLKEELINLTNQPAEEISLLRYTPAAGSIGTCRYKLKDWQNEDFDRCIEVFKAHNIGYFVYIGGNDSMDTANKIAKMAQDRGLDLVGIGGPKTIDNDVGDSEFKLIDHTPGYASTAKYWMHMIQYANEENRGSCPADPVLVMQAMGRKIGYIPAAARLADPKREMPLQIYMAESPCSLEELHENVNKQLREDGRCIVVLSEGFDVGDIGARKDSFGHTSFSASSITVAQIVTNYLNENGLAVKGAARCNVSGTDQRHAMAYASSVDLDEAYHAGEMAAVLASTGQSGYMSTILRNEGDVYSVRYDKAPLSEVANSERTFPKEWITANGYDVTDEFVKYAKPLLGEGMVSLPMIDGRQRMTRLEPMFAEQKLPAYVPQADRQEAPKK
- a CDS encoding tRNA-dihydrouridine synthase, with the protein product MPLRLGNLELDFPLVQAALSGYSDMSMRVIARRMGAPYTICEVMLDKFLVELNDRKKNKHFLAIADEEHPVGGQLMGAEPEQFAAGAARLVEAGFDVIDINFGCPVKKVLGRCRGGFHLSQPEVALDIVRRTRDVVPADMPLTVKMRRGIDDTQESRDKFFEILDGAFEIGVDAITVHGRTVQQRYIGPSRWEFLSEVKRHVGDKTILGSGDLFSAQDCFDMMNQTGVDGVTVARGAIGNPWIFQQARALAAGEPLPPPPTTFEQLEIIDEHLRLVVELYGEAKAMTNFRKFGVKYSFLHPQMEELRARFVRIREMADWLALREEFYSEDQPGKYLSAEIHNGQVNCSAG
- a CDS encoding SDR family oxidoreductase, translating into MAADYLTKLFGLDGQVAIVIGASGVLGGAIAEGLALAGATVVVSGLNPERGESRAERIQAAGGKAEFISADTLSRESLAELRDQCLEKFGRIDMLVNCAGVNSSVPYEEISDDDWQRVMDTNLTGTHLACQVFAPYFASREEGGAVLNIGSVTAHLPLSRVFAYSASKAAVLNLTKNLAREYATKGVRFNVLCPGFFPAEQNRKILDKERVDNIIGQTPMARFGEPEELVGASILLLSRAAGSFITGATVYVDGGFTAMRF